The Lytechinus pictus isolate F3 Inbred chromosome 10, Lp3.0, whole genome shotgun sequence genome includes a window with the following:
- the LOC129269546 gene encoding PRKCA-binding protein-like isoform X2: MYALQILLHVSPLNIRLFSWLGLLGMEAIPGTVHLEKDSQNLVGISIGGGAPLCPCLYIVQVFDNTPAAKSKLLNAGDEIVGVNKKSVKGRTKVEVARMIQALKGEVIISYNSLKADTKEGKGMDIALKKAKHRMVENMSSSTADALGLSRAILCNDVLIKRLDELNKTSRLYKGLMDHTKKLLKIFYEMSSTHRAFGDIFCLIGTREIQPKASEAFTKFGDAHRNMEKFGIRLLRTVKPMLSDLGTFLTKAIPDTKLTIKKYADAKFEYLSYCLKVKEMDDEEYAYATLGEPLYRVETGNYEYRLILRCRQEARARFAKLRSDVMVKMELLDQKHVQDIVFQLHRLVSAMTQYLQDCHQQMKNTDLFPIEVDLLRTTINYDRSDQFNDGFDDEEDEEEEEEEHENNRSGGGGSLMEGNLIDTS, translated from the exons ATGTATGCTTTGCAAATACTTCTTCATGTTTCACCCTTGAATATAAGACTGTTTAGTTGGCTTGGTCTGTT GGGTATGGAGGCCATTCCAGGCACTGTCCACCTGGAGAAGGATAGTCAGAACCTCGTGGGCATCAGTATCGGTGGAGGGGCGCCACTCTGCCCCTGTTTGTACATCGTACAGGTGTTTGACAACACCCCTGCTGCTAAAAGCAAACTCCTCAACGCTGGAGACGAGATAGTAGGGGTCAATAAGAAGTCTGTGAAGGGAAGAACTAAAGTGGAAGTGGCTCGGATGATCCAAGCTCTCAAG GGAGAGGTGATAATCAGCTATAACAGCCTCAAAGCAGACACCAAGGAAGGGAAAGGAATGGATATTGCTCTCAAGAAAGCCAAACATCGGATGGTGGAGAACATGAGTTCTTCAACTGCTGATGCCCTCGGTCTCAGTAGAGCTATTCTCTGTAATG ATGTTTTGATTAAGCGACTAGATGAGCTGAATAAGACATCCCGTCTGTATAAAGGACTGATGGACCACACCAAGAAACTGCTCAAGATCTTCTATGAAATGTCCAGCACACACAGAG cATTTGGTGATATCTTTTGCCTGATCGGCACAAGGGAGATTCAGCCGAAAGCTAGCGAGGCCTTCACAAAGTTTGGAGACGCTCATCGAAACATGGAGAAGTTTGGCATCAGGTTGCTGAGAACGGTCAAACCT ATGCTATCAGATCTTGGGACATTCCTCACGAAAGCCATTCCAGACACCAAACTCACCATCAAGAAGTATGCCGATGCTAAATTTGAATACCTG TCATACTGTTTGAAAGTAAAGGAGATGGATGATGAAGAGTATGCATATGCTACACTTGGAGAACCTCTTTACAGAGTGGAGACAGGAAACTATGAGTACAG ATTGATATTGCGATGCCGGCAAGAAGCAAGGGCAAGGTTCGCTAAGTTAAGATCAGATGTGATGGttaaaatggagttattggacCAGAAACATG TTCAAGATATAGTTTTCCAGCTCCACCGCCTGGTGTCTGCCATGACCCAGTACCTCCAGGATTGTCACCAGCAGATGAAGAACACCGACCTCTTCCCTATCGAGGTCGATCTCCTCAGGACGACCATCAATTACGACAGGTCTGATCAGTTCAACGATGGCTTCGATGATGaagaggatgaggaggaggaagaggaggagcaTGAGAATAACAGAAGCGGTGGTGGAGGTAGTCTGATGGAGGGAAACCTCATTGATACATCGTAG
- the LOC129269546 gene encoding PRKCA-binding protein-like isoform X1, with the protein MSSTVPRGMEAIPGTVHLEKDSQNLVGISIGGGAPLCPCLYIVQVFDNTPAAKSKLLNAGDEIVGVNKKSVKGRTKVEVARMIQALKGEVIISYNSLKADTKEGKGMDIALKKAKHRMVENMSSSTADALGLSRAILCNDVLIKRLDELNKTSRLYKGLMDHTKKLLKIFYEMSSTHRAFGDIFCLIGTREIQPKASEAFTKFGDAHRNMEKFGIRLLRTVKPMLSDLGTFLTKAIPDTKLTIKKYADAKFEYLSYCLKVKEMDDEEYAYATLGEPLYRVETGNYEYRLILRCRQEARARFAKLRSDVMVKMELLDQKHVQDIVFQLHRLVSAMTQYLQDCHQQMKNTDLFPIEVDLLRTTINYDRSDQFNDGFDDEEDEEEEEEEHENNRSGGGGSLMEGNLIDTS; encoded by the exons ATGTCATCCACTGTACCAAG GGGTATGGAGGCCATTCCAGGCACTGTCCACCTGGAGAAGGATAGTCAGAACCTCGTGGGCATCAGTATCGGTGGAGGGGCGCCACTCTGCCCCTGTTTGTACATCGTACAGGTGTTTGACAACACCCCTGCTGCTAAAAGCAAACTCCTCAACGCTGGAGACGAGATAGTAGGGGTCAATAAGAAGTCTGTGAAGGGAAGAACTAAAGTGGAAGTGGCTCGGATGATCCAAGCTCTCAAG GGAGAGGTGATAATCAGCTATAACAGCCTCAAAGCAGACACCAAGGAAGGGAAAGGAATGGATATTGCTCTCAAGAAAGCCAAACATCGGATGGTGGAGAACATGAGTTCTTCAACTGCTGATGCCCTCGGTCTCAGTAGAGCTATTCTCTGTAATG ATGTTTTGATTAAGCGACTAGATGAGCTGAATAAGACATCCCGTCTGTATAAAGGACTGATGGACCACACCAAGAAACTGCTCAAGATCTTCTATGAAATGTCCAGCACACACAGAG cATTTGGTGATATCTTTTGCCTGATCGGCACAAGGGAGATTCAGCCGAAAGCTAGCGAGGCCTTCACAAAGTTTGGAGACGCTCATCGAAACATGGAGAAGTTTGGCATCAGGTTGCTGAGAACGGTCAAACCT ATGCTATCAGATCTTGGGACATTCCTCACGAAAGCCATTCCAGACACCAAACTCACCATCAAGAAGTATGCCGATGCTAAATTTGAATACCTG TCATACTGTTTGAAAGTAAAGGAGATGGATGATGAAGAGTATGCATATGCTACACTTGGAGAACCTCTTTACAGAGTGGAGACAGGAAACTATGAGTACAG ATTGATATTGCGATGCCGGCAAGAAGCAAGGGCAAGGTTCGCTAAGTTAAGATCAGATGTGATGGttaaaatggagttattggacCAGAAACATG TTCAAGATATAGTTTTCCAGCTCCACCGCCTGGTGTCTGCCATGACCCAGTACCTCCAGGATTGTCACCAGCAGATGAAGAACACCGACCTCTTCCCTATCGAGGTCGATCTCCTCAGGACGACCATCAATTACGACAGGTCTGATCAGTTCAACGATGGCTTCGATGATGaagaggatgaggaggaggaagaggaggagcaTGAGAATAACAGAAGCGGTGGTGGAGGTAGTCTGATGGAGGGAAACCTCATTGATACATCGTAG
- the LOC129269546 gene encoding PRKCA-binding protein-like isoform X3: MPVEVIKTPEGFMACEDKLGMEAIPGTVHLEKDSQNLVGISIGGGAPLCPCLYIVQVFDNTPAAKSKLLNAGDEIVGVNKKSVKGRTKVEVARMIQALKGEVIISYNSLKADTKEGKGMDIALKKAKHRMVENMSSSTADALGLSRAILCNDVLIKRLDELNKTSRLYKGLMDHTKKLLKIFYEMSSTHRAFGDIFCLIGTREIQPKASEAFTKFGDAHRNMEKFGIRLLRTVKPMLSDLGTFLTKAIPDTKLTIKKYADAKFEYLSYCLKVKEMDDEEYAYATLGEPLYRVETGNYEYRLILRCRQEARARFAKLRSDVMVKMELLDQKHVQDIVFQLHRLVSAMTQYLQDCHQQMKNTDLFPIEVDLLRTTINYDRSDQFNDGFDDEEDEEEEEEEHENNRSGGGGSLMEGNLIDTS; encoded by the exons ATGCCAGTGGAAGTTATAAAGACCCCAGAAGGATTCATGGCCTGTGAAGATAAGCT GGGTATGGAGGCCATTCCAGGCACTGTCCACCTGGAGAAGGATAGTCAGAACCTCGTGGGCATCAGTATCGGTGGAGGGGCGCCACTCTGCCCCTGTTTGTACATCGTACAGGTGTTTGACAACACCCCTGCTGCTAAAAGCAAACTCCTCAACGCTGGAGACGAGATAGTAGGGGTCAATAAGAAGTCTGTGAAGGGAAGAACTAAAGTGGAAGTGGCTCGGATGATCCAAGCTCTCAAG GGAGAGGTGATAATCAGCTATAACAGCCTCAAAGCAGACACCAAGGAAGGGAAAGGAATGGATATTGCTCTCAAGAAAGCCAAACATCGGATGGTGGAGAACATGAGTTCTTCAACTGCTGATGCCCTCGGTCTCAGTAGAGCTATTCTCTGTAATG ATGTTTTGATTAAGCGACTAGATGAGCTGAATAAGACATCCCGTCTGTATAAAGGACTGATGGACCACACCAAGAAACTGCTCAAGATCTTCTATGAAATGTCCAGCACACACAGAG cATTTGGTGATATCTTTTGCCTGATCGGCACAAGGGAGATTCAGCCGAAAGCTAGCGAGGCCTTCACAAAGTTTGGAGACGCTCATCGAAACATGGAGAAGTTTGGCATCAGGTTGCTGAGAACGGTCAAACCT ATGCTATCAGATCTTGGGACATTCCTCACGAAAGCCATTCCAGACACCAAACTCACCATCAAGAAGTATGCCGATGCTAAATTTGAATACCTG TCATACTGTTTGAAAGTAAAGGAGATGGATGATGAAGAGTATGCATATGCTACACTTGGAGAACCTCTTTACAGAGTGGAGACAGGAAACTATGAGTACAG ATTGATATTGCGATGCCGGCAAGAAGCAAGGGCAAGGTTCGCTAAGTTAAGATCAGATGTGATGGttaaaatggagttattggacCAGAAACATG TTCAAGATATAGTTTTCCAGCTCCACCGCCTGGTGTCTGCCATGACCCAGTACCTCCAGGATTGTCACCAGCAGATGAAGAACACCGACCTCTTCCCTATCGAGGTCGATCTCCTCAGGACGACCATCAATTACGACAGGTCTGATCAGTTCAACGATGGCTTCGATGATGaagaggatgaggaggaggaagaggaggagcaTGAGAATAACAGAAGCGGTGGTGGAGGTAGTCTGATGGAGGGAAACCTCATTGATACATCGTAG